CGAGTCGTGCGACGCGGAGGTGCGTGCCGCCTTCGAGGACTCCCTCGGCGTGCTGCGCGATCTCGGGAGTGTCGAGGAGGTCACACTGCCCGACCTGCCGTGGGAGGCGATCACGCGGACCATCCTCCAGGCCGAGGCCGCGAGCGCCTTCGAGGATCTCATCGAGAGCGGGGCCATCGGCGGGCTCACGGCTCCCGAGGACCGCTACTCGGCCTATGCGCGCGACGCCATCCTGGCCAAGGACTACATCAAGGCGCTCCGGCTGCGCGGGGTCATGGCGCGCGAGGCCGACAGGATCCTCTCCCGGCTCGACGCCCTGGTGGCACCGGGGCGCCAGAGCGTCGCGCCGCCGCTCGGCCACGAGTTCCGGAGCGCGATGCGTGGCACGGCCCCCGACCTCATGGGCGCCATCGGCAACGGGGCGGGGCTGCCGGCTGTCATCGTACCGAATGGGGTCGGCGGCCGCGGGCTGCCGACGAGCCTGCAGTTCCTGGGACGCGCCTGGGCGGAGAACACGATCCTTGCCGCAGCGCGCGCCTATCAGTCGCGCACCGACTGGCATCGGCGCCACCCGCCAGGCGCCTGCGCCGACCGGTCCACGACGGACTGAAGCGGAGGGAGGCCATGCCGAAGCTCTTCACGGTGGGGGAGGAGGAAAACCACCACGCCGGGGACCCGCAATGCCCGGAGTGCTGGGAAGAGTACCCGGAGCCCTGCCGCTGCGGCGGGCTCATCCACGCCGCCGGGGGGGAGGAGGGGGACGACGAGGGCGATGTCGTGCTCCTCACCCGGTGCGACGGCTGCGGCCGCTCCGAGGAGGAGCTGAGCGAGGAATGATGGCCGCGGTGTGGCCGGCGTACCTGGCCCTCTCCCCCGCCGAGCTGCGCAAGCGCGCCGCCCGGGCCGTCAAGGCGCTCGCCGCCTGCACCGCCTGCCCGCGTGATTGCAAGGTGGATCGGCTGGCGGAGCGGACGGCCGTGTGCAAGACGGGGCGTTACGCGCGCGTCGCGAGCCACTTCCCCCACCGGGGCGAGGAGGACTGCCTGCGCGGGTGGCGCGGGTCGGGCACGATCTTCTTCTCCTGGTGCAATCTGCGCTGCGCCTTCTGCCAGAACTTCGACGTGAGCCAGGAGGGCGCCGGCCGCGAGGTGAGTCCCGGTGAGCTCGCGGGGATGATGCTCGAGCTGCAGGGCCTCGGCTGCCACAACATCAACCTCGTCACGCCTGAGCACGTCGTGCCGCAGATCCTGGAGGCGCTGCCGACGGCGATCGAGCGGGGGCTCAGGCTGCCACTCGTGTACAACACGAGCGCCTACGACGGGATGCACAGTCTGCGGCTGATGGACGGGATCGTGGACATCTACATGCCCGACTTCAAGTGCTGGGACCCGGAGGCGTCGTTCCGTTACCTGCGGGCGCGCGAGTACCCGGAGGTGGCGCGGGCGGCCATCCGCGAGATGCACCGGCAGGTGGGCGATCTCGTCCTCGACGAGCGGGGCCTCGCGCGGCGGGGACTCCTGGTGCGGCACCTGGTGATGCCGGGCGATCTCGCGGGCACGCCGGAGATCGCGAGCTTCCTCGCCGAGGAGATCTCGCCTCACACCTATGTCAATGTCATGGATCAGTACCGCCCGGCGGGCCGTGCGATTGGTGAGGACTTCGAGGAGATCGCCCGTCCCGTCAGCCACGGCGAGTACGCGGAGGCCGTCCGGGCCATGCTGGAGGCAGGGCTCCATCGGCTGGACCACGGGCGGGGACTGGCCTCGGCCGGGGTCTGACCGCCTGCTGCAGCGTTCCTGGGCGCCGGCACGGGCTTGCGTGCCACGGGGAAGGAGGACGGCCTTGCACGGCCAGCACGAGGCGGCGCCGCACGGGCACGGCGGCGACGGTCATCGCCACGAGGATCACCGTCACGACCGACACCGGGGGCGCCACGGTAACCCCGCGGACCTCGACGCGTACATCGTCAGGCTCGAGGACCCGGCGCGCGACGAGTGGCAGCGGCCCGATGTGGTGGTCGCGGCGCTCGGGCTCAGGCGCGGGCAGACGGTGGGGGAGATCGGGGGCGGGCCGGGGTACTGGTCCCTGCGGCTCGCGCGGAAGGTCGGCCCGGCCGGCCGCGTCTACGCCGTGGACGTCGAGCCGCGCCTCCTCGAGGTGCTGCGCCAGCGCCTCGAGGAGCGGAAGGTCGGCAACGTGACGCCCGTGCTCGGGCTGCCCGGGGACCCACTGCTCCCCGCGGCCAGCTGTGACCTCGTGCTCCTGGTCAACGCCTATCACCATCTCCCCGACGGGCCCGCGTATCTCCGGCGCCTGGCCCGGGCGCTCCGCCGCGGCGGCCGGATCGTCAACGTGGACTTCCACAAGCGGGAGACGCCGGTGGGGCCGCCTGTGGAGGAGCGGGTGTCGCGGGAGGAGTTCCTGGTAGGGGCGCGGCGCGCGGGGCTCGTTCCCGTCGCCGAGCAGGGCTTCCTGCCGCATCAGTACTGCGTGACGCTCAAGCCGCGGCGCGCGCCACGGCGGAGGTGAGCCTGTCACCGACCCGCCGGGGAACTCCCCCCTCGCTGGCCAAGACGGGACAGCCGAGCCTGCCCGCGGCCCTGCGGCGCCCTCGCCTCTTCGCTCTCCTCGACCGGGGCCGCCCCATCGTCTGGGTGAGCGGCCCGCCAGGGGCAGGCAAGACGACGCTCGTGGCGACCTACCTGGCGGCCCGCCGTCGGCGCGGGCTCGGGTACCAGATCGATCCGGTGGCCGACGGCGACGTGATCGAGCTGCACGATTGGCCCCGGCAGCGCCCCGTCGCTTGCATCAGGGAAACCATCAATCCGGCCCCTTGTCTCCTGACTGACCGGTCAGTAAGGTAGGCGTATGCGAGCGGCCCACGGGGAGCAGGCCACGGGGGCGCGGGGGAGTCTCAGCCGGGAGCGGATCCTGGCCGAGGCCGCCCGCATCTTCAACCGGCGCGGCTATCACGGGACGACGCTGGACGATGTGGCCCGGGCCCTCGGGGTGACCAAGGCGGCGCTCTACTACCATGTCAGGAGCAAGGAGGCGCTGCTCTTCCAGTGCCACCAGGTGCTGATCGAGATCGCGCTGGAGGGCCTCCGCCGGGCGCGCGAGCGCGCCCTGGCGCCGGACGAGCAGCTGAGACTCACCCTGGCCCACTACATCGAGGGCATCATGGATCAGCTGCGGGGCAGCGTCGTCCTCGTCGAGGACGGCGCGCTGACGCCCGCCCATCAGCGCCAGGTGATCGCCGGGCGCGACGAGTACGAGCGCCAGCTCCGGGAGATCATCGCCCGCGGCGTGCGCGA
This Candidatus Rokuibacteriota bacterium DNA region includes the following protein-coding sequences:
- a CDS encoding class I SAM-dependent methyltransferase, whose translation is MHGQHEAAPHGHGGDGHRHEDHRHDRHRGRHGNPADLDAYIVRLEDPARDEWQRPDVVVAALGLRRGQTVGEIGGGPGYWSLRLARKVGPAGRVYAVDVEPRLLEVLRQRLEERKVGNVTPVLGLPGDPLLPAASCDLVLLVNAYHHLPDGPAYLRRLARALRRGGRIVNVDFHKRETPVGPPVEERVSREEFLVGARRAGLVPVAEQGFLPHQYCVTLKPRRAPRRR
- a CDS encoding TetR/AcrR family transcriptional regulator; this encodes MRAAHGEQATGARGSLSRERILAEAARIFNRRGYHGTTLDDVARALGVTKAALYYHVRSKEALLFQCHQVLIEIALEGLRRARERALAPDEQLRLTLAHYIEGIMDQLRGSVVLVEDGALTPAHQRQVIAGRDEYERQLREIIARGVRDDVFVPCDPKLVGFALLGAGNWIPKWYSPAGSRAPKEIAEAFASYLVRGLQRQPSVDAILPLAEAVASA
- a CDS encoding radical SAM protein, with the translated sequence MAAVWPAYLALSPAELRKRAARAVKALAACTACPRDCKVDRLAERTAVCKTGRYARVASHFPHRGEEDCLRGWRGSGTIFFSWCNLRCAFCQNFDVSQEGAGREVSPGELAGMMLELQGLGCHNINLVTPEHVVPQILEALPTAIERGLRLPLVYNTSAYDGMHSLRLMDGIVDIYMPDFKCWDPEASFRYLRAREYPEVARAAIREMHRQVGDLVLDERGLARRGLLVRHLVMPGDLAGTPEIASFLAEEISPHTYVNVMDQYRPAGRAIGEDFEEIARPVSHGEYAEAVRAMLEAGLHRLDHGRGLASAGV